The DNA sequence tttaatgattaaAATGCCACTCACCGTTCAAATGCACATTGATTTCCGTATATATCTGATGGTGGATGTCCTTCTGTGTGGCAACACAGCGATAGTAGTCGGTCTTTTCCACAGTAGTTTTGAGGGTGACGTAAAAGCGCTCTCCTTTTTTAGAGACCTGCGGCTCCTCAGAAAGAATGGTTTGATTGTTACTGTTCCACCACTCCATTGTAGGTTCAGGGTAAGCACCCTTTACATCACACTTAAGCAGCGCCCAGTCATTTGTTTCTTTAAGATTTGTGACATAAGGGTCTGGAGCTGCACCTGTGAACACATAATATATTGCATAAAAACAATTGCAGTTGaccagtaatttttttttcttgttccgCTACTGTGAGTGCAGATGTGGGTTATGATGTGtttgaggaaaaagaaaagcagagtaGTAACAGTTATTATTTTAACTACACCAGAGGGATGATATACCTTTTGAGCATATTTAGTATGAGCATATAGTTTTCTATTGGACAAAACAGCAATGTGCAACGAACACAATGCCTTGGATAACTGATTCATAGTTACTGAAATGATTATAAATTAGGTAATATAGCACAAAAATATCTGTAAATATTTACATATAATACGAAAAAAATTGAACTGTTTATAAAGATACTTTTCATAGTTGTTTCCAAAAGAAGATAAAGGTGTTGGCGGAACAGTCTTTACCTATCAGTTACGTATGAGTTTACGTTTACACACGAGGATGTAAATATCACTGACATAATCTCAAACAGGACTCACCTGGGACGTTTCGGACCTTTAACCTTTTGAAACGCAGAGGTTGTATGCGACCCTAGTTTGCatgtaaaaattaataaataaccaTACTGTATATTTTCATGATGACCGGAAACACTGATACAGAAATATTATACGTCATTTGAAAGCTCAGACATTCGTTTATCAGTAGATTCATAAATCTCAGCGAAAGATTTGcgacataaaaacaataacattttaatttacGGTAGGAAGTAATTACTAACTTTAGTGCTAGCCTGTAGCATCACCGGTAAAAAGCAATTTACTGGACTAAAACAGGCCTTTAAAGGCAAAACATGAACTCCTTAAAAAAAGACTCCAAAGATTAATTTCGGCTCGTTTGAGTTCAACCGGGAGTAAAACTAACCTGAAAAAAGGTGAACTCTTTCTTTCATAAAGTTTTATCGGAGCTATGCAAACGTCTAAAACTGCGACAACAAAGTTGACTTTAAAGTATTGAAAAAAGAAGTTTACTAATCAAGTTTGGTATCTTGGAAATCTGTAAACGCCAAAGAACAGAATTAACCAATCCGCATCTCTCTCCGACATAAGACGACAAACTCACAAGACCGTTAATCCATGCAGTCAATCACAGAAGAGCATCTTTACGCTAGCTACGGGCGTGTTGGATTGACAGATGCTGTCGTCCAGTAGACACTCACCGCAGTGAAAACATTCTCAGGTTGAAGCCGTGGAAATCACCTGTCTCACCATATATGGAAGTTAAAGTAGTTAGCCTCGCTGTTACATTGGCGCGAATACAATTCATAGAAAATTTGTTTATCCATTGAAAAAGACCCGATTAACAgataataaatgtgtaaatcTTTACTTCAGTTATTTTGagaagtatttttttatttgagtttaacatttaagaacacttaaagtttaaaaaactgaatgaaTCCTTATTATTTGTTAACTTTGGAGAGATTTTTGTGGAATTTTGAAGTAATTTGTTAGAGATGCTCCTCTTTGCACTTTTGACTAAAATCTGTAATATCTAAGAGCCACTTCTATATATCAGCATGAAACCTGGCATATTTATTGTAGAGAAAATGAAGATGATATCCTGTAAATTTCAGCCTCCTAGCCCTCTAAATGAACGATTAACTGTATATAACAGATGAAATAAAAGCTTAAAAACATCAAGGCTTCAGTCATTTCCTGCATAATCCTCAAACAAATGATCTGTGTTAGAGCTAAAGGTAAAACTAACAGACTACATTAAATATCACAGATTTTACTTCACAGTGATCAAACAGGAAGTTATCAGCTATTTATGGTTTGGAAATTATTATAAAGTTTATTCTGGTAATTCCATACATGCAGAAGTGCACATGACTGTGAGAGGCTCTAACAGATTAATATGCCCTCTGaaaggaaacaaacacacacatgttagAGGTGACTGTGTTATCATTAACTTGGCAGTCAGTTTAAACAGTTGTGTGTctgaaatacaaagaaaaaataacacttATTCATTAAgttatagtttattttatttattccaatttattttgtttattgaaCCCTATGGATACCTCAGATTTTTGGTAAGTAGACAGGTGAAGGGCCAGCATGCACATGGGAAAGTCTCAGCTTTGTTCACCAAATATTGCAAATATCACTGCAGATGTGCTGTGGGGGTGAGAGCCTGCCAgatgtgcatgctgactgtttCATCTGTAAATAATCAGCTGATTTTTAACAGCACTCACCAACAACAAGCTCAATGCGGGATGTTTTTACACTGGGCTGCATCACTGGAAAACTACAGGTGTAGTTTCCATTGTCCTCCAGCTTAGTTTTATTCATTCTTATGGAGGCGTTGCCGTACTTCAGCAGTTCTGGAAAATGTGAGACTCGACCTTTGAATTCATCATCTTGACCTTTATTAAATGTGCCGGCATCAAACATGAACACCTCCTTTAGAGGAACTGTTCCTTCCTTTTTCCAGACAAACAGTTTTTTCTCAATGTTCTCATTGGTGCTGAGGGAGCAGGGTAAAATGACATCATCATCTTCCATCACAATCACTCTGCTGTCAGGTGGTCCTGAAAGACAAAACATGAATTAAACAGTTTGTTCAGATACAAAGTGATGAGGATATAATGAGAGTCATTTATGAGtcagacagccaatcagaagaaagttcaCGCTTGATTTTTACTAATCATGAACTCAAAACAAAAAGGTCCAAgtttaattttaaagaaaaaaaaagccacaaaaatATAATCAGCAAACTTTTTCACTATaaaaatcatatatttttaGCTCAGTTCCCcttcataaaaacaaaccaattaAAATGACCTGGACAAAAATTATGGTACCTCTAGAAAAGAGTAAAAATAAGATGACTATAGGGACGTTAAACTTGTAATCAGTCAGCCTATTTAAAGGGTGAAAAATAGTTTATGTGCTGTTTGAAGTCCCTGCACCTCACTGAACCACTGAGCTAAGGAGAAAGCTGTCTCAGGTGATGAGACTGACAATTAAAGACAAGCATGTTAAAGGTAAATGCTATAAGACTGTCTCCAAACAGTTCCTGTGACTACAGTACAATATACTGTATTAATCAAGTTTTTAGGCCCACAGGACTGTAGCCACCCTGGACATGAACTGATGACTGATGACAAATTTTATCAATAAGTTCCAGAGATTAGAGGAGAACTCCAGGTGAAGTAAAGTGTAAAATCACACCATCCGTTACTGTTTGAGCTCAAGTGGACTTAATGGAAGACGACTGAGGAGGACACCAGTGTTAAAAGCAAATCACAAAAAGCATGAATGGAATTTGCCATTTAGTCACTTTCTGCAATGTCACATCAGCTCTATGTTCACAGATGCAAAAATGAAGCTTATAAAGAAAATAACACAGCGCCTGCTCTGAAACATGGAGGAGGCTCGGTTATGTTCTTGGGCTTGCTTTGGTGCAGTTGGCACAGAGTGTCTTGAAATGTCAAGACTATCAAGGCATCCTGGAGTGAAATGTAGTCGCCAAAAGGCAACCTTCAAACCTGAGACAGCTGAAGCAGTTTTCTCCTGAGGAGTGTTGACAGGTGCAGACGtctcactgagagttacaagaATTGCTTCATTACAGTGATCGCCTCCAAAGGTTGTGTAGCAAAGTAATTAAGGGGACCATTTTTTTCCAgaacaatttcattttttaatcattctgctgaacaacaattCAAAAGCAATGTCTGATTTTCATTAGTTAATTTTCAGTAAATGTTTATTGTCATaaagttctttctttctttttaattgaaGGGTCCATatctgtatatttgatgatacTGAAAAATGATTCtttctgtgtttcctgtatTATTCATCCTCTTCAGTCTCAAGAATACTGATTCCCAGTATCTCAGCTGTAACAGTTGTCTATAAGAGTTTATGCCAGGAGTTCAGGGCAGCTATTTTTGTTAGCACACAGACATGCTCTAATCATATAGCAATAATCAATAACATCAACAGcttcaaaaacacaaagtgcTCAAATATCTAATCTTCATCTTTTGGGCACTCAGCAAAGTCTCTGACAGCACGGCTCAAATCCAAAGTCCTCGTCCTGCTCTCTGCTCTCCTTCCTCTTTTAAGCAGCACGTTTTCGCTTTGCTTGttaaacataatttaaaatgcTGTTAACTGCTCTGTAAGATGCTCACTGAACAAAGTGCTGCATCACAGATGTCAGAACACAGAGGGAGAGGTCCATTAAAGtgaactctctctctctgtaaatGGACTGCTGCTAATATGACTGCATCCTCTTGATGCAGTATCTTTACACAAACGACTGCATGTGAAGTAGAGGCACACTCATTGATAGTCACTTTGACTGACTCCTTCCTGCCTTTAGTGCTTCTTCCCCATCACACATTGTGCTTTGTGTGCAGGGTTGACAGACGCGATGAGGAAAGTGAATAAACGAGAGATTCTTAGAAACACACGTGCATGTACATGACACGCCTCATCCGTTTCCTGAAGATGCTGAAACTTGACTTTCTCGCTCAAACGTgactgaaaacagacaaatatcTAACCTACTGTCGTTACCACAAAGCTGTGTGGAAAGATTGTGAACTCATTTCTTAATTTCTGATTTGTTGCAAAGATCTTCATACTTTTGTGTTTATggggaaaacaaacacagttgtGGGCTCAGGAGAATTTGGCAAGATCACAAGAAACGTATTAAACTCATAAACATCCAGCAGGTCACCAGTGAGCCACATGTGCTAGTGTTAGGTGTAGCCTGGCTTTTAGCTACACGCTAAACAAGCAGAGTTTCAGAAAGTAGAAGATGTTGCCTCTCAGTTCAAGTGTCTCATGAGCATTTTGGTCTTGCAGTTCTTCTGGGATGATATTTCTATTTTAGTGTGGCAAATGCATTAAAAATTCATGTAAAGAGATAAAAGTGAACATAACCCTGCCCCTAACCAGGTCACCAGGACCAGGTGGCTCATCAGAGGTTAAAGAAAGTTTGTGTGGCAGCAGGTTTCTTTATTTCCACGTGATGAAATATCACTAATTCAGGCAGCAACAGTGTCAACACTGTGAGGCCAAAAATGTTTCACTGATAAAGATTTGAAACACATCCAGTCTGTGTCCTTTTCACCAGCTGAGCTCTCAAAAATCTTCCTGCCAGTTTGAACCTGCACATCAGAGTCGGTAACAGCCTCATGTTAATGGGCCACACAGTGTTTTAACTCTGACTGTAGAAACCTCAGGAAATGGAAATGGAGCCTACTGTTCGTCTTTGTAGTCATCTTAATCCTACGGGGCCTCTTCACTCATTGAATCACTCGCTCTGAGAACATGGGCtaattttcttttccttgtcGATATAATTATTCAGGCCACCTTCTCTGTGCACTGGTGCACCTTGCAGAACAGAGTTTAGTGTGAAGGAAGTGTTTGATAAAGatggacaaagaaaagaaaaaaaagtggagctgaaaagctgagagagaaacagaaaaagaaaatagaaacgATGCAGCCAAATGTGTCAAGTTAATGGAGACGTTAGCTGTCAGGGCCGCTGCACCATCACCAGCAGTACGACCAACACTTTTAACAAACCCTGGAGGTTCCACGTAGCTGCTGTGGTTAGCACTAGCTAACAACATTAACTGCCATCACCCCTGTCTCTAGTTGGGCCAGACTGTTGTGGTAGAAGTGAAGGAGAGAAACACAAAGACCTATTTTACTTACCTAAGTCCTGCTAAGTAACACAtcttttaaacagaaaattgtttttttgcatGCACTACTCAGTGTGATCATTGCTTTATGTGCACATATTTAAGCTGGGTGACTGATCACGGTGGGTCACCTGGGCCAAAACTGCCAGGGccaatttttttgtcccagtccggCTCTGAGTGGGATCAATAGTGAGCAGCATGGAGATAATGAGCCGACCCTGGAAGAAGAGTGGATCTGAACTAGATGATGCCCAGCCGCCTCCAATCACAGATGCACCTACTGAGCTGAAGATGGAGATTGTGCCCAAATTCAAGGTAACCACCTAACTGAGGGCACAAGTCCCCAGGCTTACACTATCAGAGGCGATGCTCACTGATGTGAACATTGATCTACGCAAAAGAACAGCACAGAGGCTCTGATCATACTAGCACCAGATCCACAGAGGCAGGAGTCTACCACAGCCTACAGGATCCACACTGCAGACTGTGCAAAAATGTCCCGGAGACTTTTCAACACAAGACTTTTTAAGCTGTCCCAGCTTACATCTGGGATAGCGTACAGTGAGCACCACAACCAAGAAGCTGGGAAAGTGTACAAGAACATCTGTGCTGCATTGAACTAGACGTTCAAACGTCCCAATGGGAGACACCACCAATGATGGTTGAGAACAACAGGGCTGTGGTTCTGAGGGACTTCAGTTCCACACAGGCAAGCAGCTGCTGAACAACCAACCAGATACTGTGGTGGGTAACAAGGAGCAGAAGACTGCAGGTGTGATAGAAGACAGTGACAGGAACAAGCAGTGTGAGGAAAAAAGAGTACAGGGGCCAAAGAGCTACAACtcagaaacaggaagagagacagagtgagagagagtgagagagagaaagtgtgtgtggtTAATTATTCTCTATTTTATCGACCCACTTTAAGATAATATAAAACTTtggatgcattaaaaaaatcgCATTCAGTCACAAACAAACGTCACACCGTGTCAGCAGAATGAAAGCCGAAGTGTGTTTACAGGTTAAAACGCGTCAGGATGGAATAATGAGAATGTCTGATAATGGATCATAAACACTAAAGAGAATAATTTCGTTTCATTGTTGAAGATGCTGCACATTAATCTGCCCTCTCAttgttttacattaaaatgcGGCTGCGTAAAAAGCTGATGTCACAGGTGTAGATGCCGCAGTCAGCCACCCTGAGCAGCGTTAAAGCTCCATCCGCTGCTGTGAAACGTGACTGCGCCTGCACACATGATCAGTCTAAATCAGTGAGTTTCTTACCGGATTCAGCACCAAACGTCAGTCCGGACAAAGTCAGGAAACAGAAGCTCAGAGACAGAAGTGGTAGAAGCTCCATGTCTGCAGAAATCCTCTGAGGATCAAACAGCATCTCTTGAAAAAAGGAGCTCGGAGCCACTCCTCTCCCGCACTGACGCTCTCCAAAACACTTTGTTTCTATTCTCTTAAAGTAGTAAACCACAACTGCACTTCCGGTGTGATATGTCGCAACATCAGCGCCTTTTAGACGAAATTGTTTAACAGCGACAGTTACACAGAAACGCTGACAGGAGAAAGATTAATGAGCAAAGATGGCATCTTATTGTAAAAAGGTCAGGCTGAAGTAAAGAGAAAGGACGCTCCCACCCCGGAATCTGCAGCCTTTAAGGTCAAAGACagctgcaggttttttttttttacactaacATGACCTATatgaagaaaacacacacacacacacacacacatatatatgtatatatagattTTACTTTATGAAAATGAAACTTGGCCCAAGCTGAGGCTGTTCctgctcctcctcatcctcattAAACATGGTCAATGACTAAATGATGACGTCAGTGTATGTACAATAATCCCTGTGAGTACACTACAGTAACCACTTCACACTTCTTTCTGCTCTTGGATTTATCTGAGCACAGAAGCTCCGCCCACCAACCCATCAAACCTGTTTGTTTGAGACAGTCTGggatgaactgaggggctgcacCACTGCTCAGTATGAGATCACATAAGAACTTTTTAAAACTCTAATAATgttcaagaataaaaatatgtgcAATGGGCCAGTATGCCCACTTTAATGGACTTATGAACAGTTCAAGAGTTTCAGGTTAAAACTGTTGTATTGATTAGTGTTTGTTTATGGATGTTAAAGCTGCTGTGTGGTTCACATCTGTTCAAACAGTCAATAAGCTGTTTGAGACAAAGTTATTCTGGTCGTTAGAgtcgtcttcctcctcctctggctGCCCTCTTTAGGAGTcgtctgcctccatctcaccctgtccagagcctcctcctctgtcacatcaGCCTGTCTCCTGCActgtctgttgctttggatggCTGACCCTGGAGGCCTGTGTTAAAAAGCAGGATTTTGGTTTTCTGTGTGACGGCATAGGTTCACTTCTTATTGGGGTAAATCACCATGATGAATGATGTAGCTGCACCGGAGCAGGTTAGATTCTAGATTAGAGATAATCAGAAAATAATGTTACCATTCCTGGACGATCTCTCGTACCTCTGTGTGCTGATAGTGGGAGGGTCTAAAGACTTTGTGTTTCCCTGATGAACATCAGTAATAAATACAGATTCTTAGACACAATTCCTTGATGCATTTTTAACTTCTTGGCTGGTTGTTCTGTGAGCGGTAACATAAATCTGACACTTATTACACCCACTAAACCTGAACCTAGGTTGGAATTCAGTTTTTGCAGTTATTCTTTGTTTGCTCAGAACATTAAACTTCatctaaaacaataaaaactaaaaccatCTTGTACAAATGGAAacataaatttattttaagacTTTATTAGAACCCTTCAGATTTTCTTGTGTCTCAATGATTCAGCCTGTTCATTCACATATTCACATTTTTGCTGGGTTTTCGTCTTTACTTCAAAAAGTTTATTAATATCGCAGTTCATTTCCAGTCTTATTGACCAAAACATGTAAAGCACTCACACAGATTCATACAGTGTTTTGAACTCTAAACTACTGCACAGAGCTGTTCCTCTCACACTGCTGATTTGTCTACAGCATCTGTGTTACTTCTTCTAACCTTTTCACGTTTTTCTACTTTGTAAATTCAGCTGCTATGATGACTGTGATTGGTCGGATGTTTCCAACGCCACCTCTTTCACATGAACACGCTCATGCTTAGAAACTTACAGACTTTGGGTCAACTTAGCTGATAACCAgctttgtgtgccttcttatccTGATCAACAATGTTATGTTAGGTTAATCCAGATAACAAAAAGAGACCCTGGTTATCTTGACCTTGCTGAGTAGAATGATGTCCTGGTATTCAAAGTCACTGCCTCTGTTCCTTCCCCGTTACACCTgcctccctctcattcacacacatgtgaaTACATGGACTGACTtccattcctcttctctccagcacacacctccacctctccaggctctcctccacctgctctCTACTCTCACAGTGTCGTCTGCAAACATGAGAATCcacagagactcctgcctgacctcctctgtcagcctgtccatcatcactgcaaacaagaaggagCTCAGAtcctgatgtaatcccaccccCACCTTGAACTCACCTGTCATTCCTACGGCACACCTCACTGctgtctctctgtcctcacacgtCCTGCACCCTCACACACTTTTCTTTCACTCATGACTTCTTCTTGCAGAACCACAGCTCCTTTCTTACCATCTGCTTTCTCtgatccacaaacacacagtgaagCTCCTTCTGGTCTTcttctccatcaacactctcaaagcaaacatcacatctgcAGAGCTCTCTCTCAGCATGAAGCCAAACAGCTGCTGACTGATCATCACCTCTCTTCTTAGCCTACCTTCTACAGCTCTTGCCTGTATCTTCATGGTATGGCTCATCAGCTTTATCCCTCTGTAGTTACTACATCTCTGTACATCACCCTTGTTCTTGGAAATCTCCATTCCTCAGACATCTTCTCACTCTCCCAGATTGTGTTGAATAATCAGACAGTTAATCATCTGGACTAACCGTCTTTCCACTCTTCATTTTCTTCGCGGTCCTCACTTCCTCTTTCATAAAGCTCTGTACTTCCTCATTTACTAACCGTCCTCCATCCATCCTCGTCTCTCTCATGGAGCTAGAAATGAACAGAATAGATCAGTTTTAACcaaaatgttttattgcttCTAATTAACATGGCCACATTAACGTGCAATAGGTCCACATTTCTGTCCATAATAGGAAAACACAATAAACCACTCATGAATCATTGTGCACACAGCTAATCTAATCTAACATGATCTTAATTAATAGGACGTGGTGGGAAATGGCGTGGGTTAGATTCTGAAGAACAGACTTTATGACACACTTTGGCCTTTATACCAGCTGATTTTTCAGATTGCGCCTTGTGTAAAtaaggtttaaataaagtttagtCTTTTTACAGCCAGTAATGTAATGTTTATGAGAACCTGAATATGTGGGCTGATAGTTTCATCCACCCACTCAGGATGAAGGAGTTGAACTATGAATCTACTAAGCCCTCACAGGATTAACTGACTGTAAAGTTAATAGTTAAAATATTGATTTGGGATTGCTACTGAACgtgtgtattttattattattgctgaGTGTTATCTCAGGATTAAATACAGGGATGATTTATGACAAAGGCTACAAAGTCAATAAGGAAAAAAGATTGTCAGTTCCACTCTCACCTTCACTTTGTATGACCTCAGTTTGACGAAAATATGTCCAAGAACTGACGGCCTGTGGAATAATGGCTTTGTGTGTCAGCATTATTATACACACAAGCACTGACAGCATATTATCTTCAGTTATCAAAAAAAACTGTGACAGTGGAAGAAGTATAC is a window from the Pelmatolapia mariae isolate MD_Pm_ZW linkage group LG5, Pm_UMD_F_2, whole genome shotgun sequence genome containing:
- the LOC134626884 gene encoding butyrophilin-like protein 10, with the translated sequence MLFDPQRISADMELLPLLSLSFCFLTLSGLTFGAESGPPDSRVIVMEDDDVILPCSLSTNENIEKKLFVWKKEGTVPLKEVFMFDAGTFNKGQDDEFKGRVSHFPELLKYGNASIRMNKTKLEDNGNYTCSFPVMQPSVKTSRIELVVGAAPDPYVTNLKETNDWALLKCDVKGAYPEPTMEWWNSNNQTILSEEPQVSKKGERFYVTLKTTVEKTDYYRCVATQKDIHHQIYTEINVHLNDVRSGTGMIKAAVFSVVFGMIGVFVAV